One genomic window of Corynebacterium sp. sy039 includes the following:
- a CDS encoding DEAD/DEAH box helicase → MTSHLIHGLWRRDSGMHLWIEQVEGHRIVAPADVPDGVLSPVLAAALSGRKFNHRVPMELMTPKGRMVKLHVPTIAYAPQQAVEILSQLEPQWASIASDLRWMIHLYRGTRQFVRAGRLSLRLSFHDTRWFPMWQLTTGLKENAWLVQMNTAAPGVLLRNSSTDLAHEMAQELSHWIANSFLTPFAQKTRATPLHNFTKALLESKPISLSTVSVVSALNAWRDSITASDAQLVVIAEEPPKDSEQFQHCDPQDMVWAIRLRVRSGTDTPIPIDLSAVDRLTRERLHALKQELFIAAPTLASDATLSEPAQHMRDELASLDGAGQWDCYLSMEQMGQFLAHDVAQLRKRGFSVLLPKAWSMGQTKAAISVKTADNVAQSQIGLDKIIEYDWKISIDDINLDEMQMRQLINSKSGLIELQGKWVVADTATVKKINQYMQQLAQSSKKKLLADLAEAKMHAELAAPGSAEQQHWAGVVAQLEQQLAQSNERAGAVTIADLREVSLRSEQPIAFSGDQWAVQLAGGVAAFDTPAPVRVPIPDIVQADLRDYQRRGVDWLHWMSANNLGAILADDMGLGKTLQLLALEAVERCAKARQERRPTLIIAPTSVVGNWQREVHKFVPEFRVVVQHGASRKRDEEFIDQASNVDLVISSYGTVTRDYAQFAQIEWERVVVDEAQQIKNSSTKVARAVRAIPARHRIALTGTPIENKLTELRSILDFCNPGILGSASFFINHFARAIERHHDEVMTQRLKALTAPFILRRLKTDTAIISDLPEKSEIVLSVKMTAEQTALYTSYVEQIKKLLQESEGIARRGVVLSALTRIKQICNHPAHFLGDNSSFMLRAQHRSGKTAELMRLVSMAQETQQRVLIFTQYRAFGDILASYLSDYFDQPIPFLHGGVSKIGRDRLLENFQRDDGPPVMVLSLKAGGTGLNLTAASMVIHMDRWWNPAVENQATDRAFRIGQRKNVTVYKMVTVGTLEESIQDIIEGKMQLAGAVVGEGEGWLTELSTQELEMLISYRDSAQAEENDG, encoded by the coding sequence ATGACTTCTCACCTTATTCATGGGCTATGGCGCAGAGATAGCGGTATGCATTTATGGATAGAACAGGTGGAAGGACATCGCATTGTGGCACCTGCTGATGTACCAGACGGAGTATTATCACCAGTCCTCGCAGCTGCACTATCGGGGCGTAAGTTTAACCACCGGGTTCCTATGGAACTGATGACCCCCAAAGGGCGAATGGTGAAATTACACGTTCCTACTATTGCTTATGCGCCGCAGCAAGCTGTGGAAATTTTGTCCCAATTAGAGCCACAGTGGGCGAGTATCGCGTCGGATTTGCGGTGGATGATTCATCTTTACCGCGGTACGCGTCAATTCGTGCGTGCAGGTCGACTAAGTTTACGACTATCTTTTCATGACACTCGATGGTTTCCCATGTGGCAGCTTACTACGGGACTCAAAGAAAACGCTTGGCTAGTCCAAATGAATACGGCAGCCCCAGGTGTACTATTACGCAACTCAAGCACAGATTTAGCTCACGAGATGGCCCAGGAACTAAGTCATTGGATCGCGAACTCATTTTTGACGCCTTTTGCACAAAAAACACGTGCGACGCCGCTGCATAATTTTACCAAAGCCCTGTTAGAGTCCAAGCCAATATCATTGAGCACCGTGTCAGTGGTATCAGCCCTAAACGCATGGCGGGATTCCATTACTGCCTCTGATGCCCAATTAGTCGTTATAGCCGAAGAACCGCCCAAAGATAGCGAGCAGTTCCAACACTGCGACCCACAAGATATGGTGTGGGCTATTCGACTACGCGTGCGCTCCGGCACTGATACACCCATTCCTATTGATCTAAGCGCTGTGGATCGACTCACTAGGGAGCGGCTTCATGCTCTCAAGCAAGAATTATTCATTGCTGCACCCACTCTCGCCAGCGACGCAACACTGTCTGAACCTGCTCAACATATGCGCGACGAATTAGCCTCCCTGGACGGTGCCGGGCAATGGGATTGCTACCTCAGCATGGAGCAGATGGGGCAATTCCTTGCTCACGACGTCGCCCAGCTACGAAAACGTGGTTTTAGTGTCCTGCTGCCTAAGGCATGGTCTATGGGGCAGACGAAAGCAGCAATTTCAGTAAAAACTGCAGATAATGTTGCCCAATCCCAGATTGGGCTGGACAAGATCATCGAGTATGACTGGAAAATATCCATCGACGATATCAACCTCGATGAAATGCAGATGCGCCAATTAATCAACTCTAAATCGGGTTTGATTGAGCTACAAGGAAAATGGGTGGTAGCAGATACTGCCACTGTCAAAAAGATCAACCAATATATGCAGCAATTGGCGCAAAGCTCTAAGAAAAAATTGCTTGCCGATCTAGCAGAAGCAAAGATGCACGCTGAGCTAGCGGCTCCCGGTAGCGCTGAGCAGCAGCATTGGGCTGGTGTCGTTGCTCAACTCGAGCAACAATTAGCGCAGTCCAATGAGCGCGCTGGGGCAGTAACAATTGCGGATTTGCGTGAGGTGTCTTTGCGTAGCGAGCAGCCCATTGCCTTTAGTGGTGACCAATGGGCAGTGCAACTTGCTGGTGGCGTAGCAGCTTTTGATACCCCCGCGCCGGTGAGAGTACCGATCCCTGACATTGTGCAGGCAGATTTGCGTGATTATCAGCGTCGAGGGGTTGACTGGTTGCATTGGATGAGCGCGAATAATCTTGGAGCGATTCTGGCTGATGATATGGGGCTGGGAAAAACACTGCAGCTATTGGCGCTTGAGGCGGTGGAGCGTTGTGCAAAAGCGAGGCAGGAGCGTCGCCCGACGCTTATTATTGCCCCGACATCGGTAGTGGGTAATTGGCAGCGTGAAGTGCACAAGTTCGTTCCTGAGTTTCGCGTGGTAGTACAGCATGGTGCCTCGCGTAAACGAGATGAGGAGTTTATCGATCAGGCGTCGAATGTTGATTTGGTGATTAGCAGCTATGGCACAGTTACTCGAGATTATGCGCAATTTGCGCAGATTGAGTGGGAGCGGGTGGTCGTCGATGAAGCGCAGCAGATTAAAAACTCGAGTACGAAAGTAGCACGTGCTGTGCGCGCCATACCAGCACGACATCGCATAGCTTTAACGGGTACACCGATTGAAAACAAACTCACTGAATTACGATCCATTTTAGATTTCTGCAACCCAGGAATTTTGGGGTCAGCGTCGTTTTTCATCAATCACTTTGCGCGTGCGATCGAACGCCATCACGACGAAGTTATGACGCAACGCTTAAAAGCCTTGACGGCACCGTTTATTTTGCGCAGATTAAAAACAGATACCGCCATTATTAGTGACCTTCCGGAGAAATCAGAGATTGTGCTGAGCGTGAAAATGACCGCTGAGCAAACTGCACTCTATACCTCGTATGTTGAGCAAATCAAGAAACTATTACAGGAGTCTGAAGGGATTGCGCGTCGCGGGGTAGTGTTGTCAGCTTTGACCAGGATCAAACAAATTTGTAACCATCCGGCACATTTTTTGGGTGACAATTCAAGTTTTATGCTGCGCGCCCAGCATCGTTCTGGAAAGACTGCTGAGCTTATGCGCTTGGTGTCGATGGCACAAGAAACACAGCAGCGAGTGTTGATTTTTACCCAATACCGTGCTTTTGGCGATATCCTCGCCTCCTACCTCAGTGATTATTTCGATCAACCGATTCCTTTTCTACACGGTGGGGTGAGCAAAATAGGTCGTGATCGGCTGTTGGAAAACTTCCAGCGGGACGACGGACCACCAGTGATGGTGCTATCGCTCAAAGCTGGTGGCACGGGGCTAAACTTAACCGCTGCGTCCATGGTAATTCATATGGATCGCTGGTGGAATCCAGCGGTGGAAAATCAGGCTACTGACCGTGCCTTTCGGATCGGACAACGCAAAAATGTCACGGTTTATAAGATGGTGACCGTAGGGACTTTAGAAGAATCAATCCAAGACATTATTGAAGGCAAAATGCAGCTTGCTGGTGCTGTCGTGGGCGAAGGGGAAGGCTGGCTCACTGAGCTGTCTACTCAAGAACTAGAAATGCTCATAAGTTATCGCGATAGTGCACAAGCAGAGGAGAACGATGGCTAA
- a CDS encoding AAA family ATPase has translation MKIHSIEIKNYRGIEHAQLDDLPERGVILISGENEMGKSTIMEAVRNVLNLKHGANTQDIKATQPKLKDVGPEVELHCSIGSYELKVRKRWLKGKSSHLDILAPKKEQLTGRDADARLEEIINDNLDKSLYGTLFIEQGAELFVSSEFGAKQKTDFSKLGIGDIKAVESALDTVSGSIDTDLGSDLIAQVEQDYSHYFNALGKYSTSKNSPFHRVTHAKEEAVSRYEEAQKKYQEYEHTLKEYAKIEQRILEIEKELPQKRQSLTQLQKQWEEVETAQAEYGQVQEQHHDLEEALDNAKEREDKRREQIQEIEEKQQQLLKEKQEIEPLVPKLAQLQQEQEQLKEELGSCRAQRNELRKRIQLVGKIQAGRELTEVQQDLAQMAKLDEQLQQQQPSRTMSATDFDRVQQARRDVEMAELVFASKATSVSISAAHDTLIQVDDEQQQIGAQPTTITLKEEKTFTIADVSLSVKPGAADALDALEQAQQKLHRVVQELECHSWEEAEQIREATIAWEKTKTDLTQQRDKVLGKRKVDELTQRVWQLEKESQMQQFSADEIAQAEVDDLEQLRAAEEECLRREEKLQGEISSKDAVIALGNDIARKQVLIDSLTQQLERECAKLARSRETVSDEELAKRRIKAEESVEKHAVRLQELAQQLEKLDIESLNFELQAAQNIVANAEKSLNDADSKLKELKGIIAFAEGVSEKLNDAFAQKNRAMMSYNAVVQRAEAIRLLYTTLKTHREAAQKKYQEPLLKQLVQLAKPIFGKDVSFEINEGLQIQGRVLGGTVIGSKELSGGAQEQLALIMRFAIAQLAAEEETPIFMDDLLGASDAQRLKAMGVVISEVAKNTQVFILTCMPDRFASVANRKEYPMEDILC, from the coding sequence ATGAAAATACATAGCATTGAGATCAAAAATTACCGTGGTATTGAACACGCGCAGCTCGACGATTTACCTGAGCGGGGTGTCATTCTCATCAGCGGTGAAAATGAGATGGGTAAATCAACCATTATGGAAGCCGTCCGCAATGTACTGAACCTGAAACATGGCGCGAATACCCAAGACATCAAAGCAACACAACCAAAACTTAAAGACGTGGGGCCGGAAGTAGAACTGCACTGCAGCATTGGTAGCTATGAGTTGAAGGTCAGAAAGCGTTGGCTGAAAGGTAAATCCTCTCACCTCGATATTCTTGCGCCGAAGAAAGAACAGCTTACGGGCCGTGATGCTGACGCTCGTCTAGAAGAAATTATCAATGACAATCTTGACAAATCCTTATATGGCACTTTGTTTATCGAGCAGGGCGCAGAATTATTTGTGAGTTCGGAGTTTGGGGCAAAGCAGAAAACTGATTTTTCCAAGCTGGGAATTGGCGATATTAAAGCAGTAGAGTCAGCTCTCGACACAGTATCCGGCAGCATAGACACCGATTTAGGCAGTGACCTCATAGCGCAGGTGGAACAAGACTATTCCCACTATTTCAATGCCCTTGGGAAATACTCCACGTCCAAAAACAGTCCTTTCCATCGAGTGACTCATGCGAAAGAAGAAGCGGTTTCTCGTTATGAAGAAGCCCAGAAAAAGTACCAGGAATATGAGCATACACTGAAAGAGTACGCAAAAATTGAACAGCGTATTCTGGAAATAGAAAAGGAATTACCACAAAAAAGACAGTCGCTCACGCAGTTACAGAAGCAATGGGAAGAGGTAGAAACAGCTCAAGCAGAATATGGTCAGGTGCAAGAGCAGCATCACGACCTAGAGGAAGCGCTTGACAATGCCAAAGAGCGCGAGGACAAGCGTCGAGAGCAGATACAAGAAATCGAAGAAAAGCAACAGCAGCTTCTCAAAGAAAAACAAGAGATCGAACCCTTGGTGCCTAAGTTAGCGCAGCTGCAACAAGAACAAGAGCAGCTCAAAGAAGAACTAGGGTCATGTCGTGCTCAACGCAATGAGCTCAGGAAACGCATACAACTCGTGGGGAAAATACAGGCTGGTCGTGAGCTGACTGAGGTGCAGCAAGACCTAGCACAGATGGCGAAGTTGGATGAGCAATTACAGCAGCAACAACCATCACGCACAATGAGTGCCACCGATTTTGATCGAGTGCAGCAGGCACGTCGCGATGTGGAGATGGCAGAGCTTGTTTTTGCTAGTAAAGCCACATCGGTGAGTATCAGTGCTGCTCACGATACCTTGATTCAGGTGGATGATGAGCAGCAGCAAATTGGGGCACAGCCGACGACCATAACTCTGAAAGAAGAAAAAACTTTCACGATTGCTGATGTGTCGTTGAGCGTGAAACCTGGAGCAGCAGATGCTCTCGACGCTCTAGAGCAGGCACAACAAAAACTCCACAGGGTTGTGCAGGAACTTGAATGTCATAGTTGGGAAGAAGCCGAGCAGATACGCGAAGCAACGATTGCATGGGAGAAAACCAAGACTGATCTGACACAACAACGCGACAAAGTGCTTGGTAAGCGCAAAGTGGACGAGCTTACTCAGCGTGTGTGGCAATTAGAAAAAGAAAGCCAAATGCAGCAGTTTTCTGCCGACGAAATAGCTCAGGCTGAAGTTGACGACCTTGAGCAACTCAGGGCTGCAGAAGAAGAATGCTTACGTAGAGAAGAAAAACTGCAAGGCGAGATATCGAGTAAGGACGCTGTCATTGCGCTTGGCAATGACATTGCTCGCAAGCAAGTGCTCATTGATTCTTTGACACAGCAGTTAGAACGTGAATGCGCAAAGTTGGCGCGAAGTCGCGAAACTGTGAGTGATGAAGAGCTCGCTAAGCGTCGAATAAAAGCTGAGGAGAGCGTCGAGAAGCATGCTGTGCGGTTGCAAGAATTAGCGCAACAGCTTGAAAAGTTGGATATCGAGTCCTTGAATTTTGAGTTGCAGGCCGCGCAGAACATTGTTGCTAATGCAGAAAAATCGCTTAACGACGCGGACAGCAAACTCAAGGAGCTCAAAGGAATTATTGCTTTTGCTGAAGGCGTTTCGGAAAAGCTTAACGATGCTTTTGCACAAAAGAACCGGGCAATGATGAGCTATAACGCAGTGGTGCAGCGGGCAGAAGCCATACGGCTGCTCTACACTACGCTTAAAACGCATCGCGAAGCGGCGCAGAAGAAATATCAAGAGCCTTTGCTCAAACAGCTTGTGCAGTTGGCGAAACCAATTTTTGGCAAAGACGTGTCCTTTGAGATCAACGAAGGCCTACAAATACAAGGGCGCGTACTTGGCGGCACGGTCATTGGCTCCAAGGAACTATCCGGCGGTGCGCAAGAACAGCTAGCGCTTATTATGCGTTTTGCCATAGCTCAGCTGGCAGCCGAGGAAGAAACCCCAATTTTCATGGATGACCTCCTCGGAGCTTCTGACGCTCAACGCCTTAAGGCCATGGGCGTGGTTATTTCCGAGGTCGCAAAGAACACCCAAGTCTTTATCCTGACCTGTATGCCTGATCGCTTTGCTAGCGTAGCGAATCGGAAAGAATATCCGATGGAGGATATTTTGTGCTAA
- a CDS encoding SWIM zinc finger family protein: protein MAKKTKRVSVGNVIYANFGAPKDTPESAQPTRVHQEDTQTIGSFVNSLITQLTDSRRVARGRTYARQGSVLSMQAQRGAISAQVIGSQNIPFTVHIRFPQRHAQDRARISEIMQERLRKTSRLPREMLELMLCRDDENMALSCDCPDKSYCCKHIIAVLHTITQTWETDLKRFLEFREVSIVEQSTPKKTDTPEVNDSFWSGHELPELPQPKSAPALNDSDLSLLHKAMRMLSYTSIDELRAVADIEDMYDFLVHDVED, encoded by the coding sequence ATGGCTAAGAAAACCAAGCGAGTAAGCGTGGGCAATGTCATCTATGCGAACTTTGGTGCTCCCAAAGACACCCCCGAGTCAGCTCAACCAACACGCGTGCACCAGGAAGACACACAAACCATTGGTAGTTTTGTCAATTCTCTTATCACACAACTGACAGATTCGCGAAGGGTGGCGCGTGGACGCACATATGCTCGCCAGGGCAGTGTGCTGAGTATGCAAGCACAGCGTGGTGCGATTAGTGCTCAGGTGATAGGATCGCAAAACATTCCTTTTACAGTGCATATTCGCTTCCCTCAGCGTCATGCGCAAGATAGAGCACGCATAAGCGAAATTATGCAGGAAAGACTACGAAAAACGAGTCGTCTGCCTCGCGAGATGTTAGAACTCATGTTGTGTCGTGATGACGAAAACATGGCTCTGAGTTGCGATTGCCCCGATAAGAGTTATTGCTGTAAGCACATTATCGCTGTGCTGCACACCATTACCCAAACATGGGAAACAGACCTTAAACGGTTTCTGGAATTCCGTGAGGTATCTATTGTGGAGCAATCCACGCCGAAGAAAACTGATACCCCAGAGGTGAATGACAGCTTTTGGTCTGGGCATGAACTACCTGAACTGCCGCAGCCAAAAAGTGCACCTGCACTGAATGATTCTGACCTTAGCCTCCTACATAAAGCAATGCGCATGCTCTCTTACACCAGCATCGATGAGTTACGTGCCGTGGCAGATATCGAAGATATGTATGATTTTCTTGTGCACGACGTCGAAGACTGA
- a CDS encoding metallophosphoesterase: protein MSIRFLHTSDFQIGMTRWFLEGEAQARFDGDRVEAIRRLGKVAKEHDCDFIIAAGDIFDGNALSEQTFSRAAEELYRVAKDTPIYLLAGNHDPLDAHSYFPHLAENSANIYILEAGKPLEATAASGEKVEIIGAPLYAKEATRDLVAEALAPLEPVDYVRIAVGHGQPPGYQGHDDLDAIDLDNVNSKIAAGVIDYLGLGDTHSTKQLDKAGRVWFSGSPETTDFHKIDTDGGENNSGNVLVVSVDKQHIEVETIPVGVWFFEQLRAEINSLGDAQEFIARLEAYPEKKNTVIKYALVGVADSQTKAYLEAELAALEPVFAALMKHNRLMNLVVKPDLDALGLSGFVYTSFQELVERSQQLPRKEKDDVEEESTEDEEIAELNPQDLDQAQTIDDALNLFYRYAMSDKNKRN from the coding sequence ATGAGTATAAGGTTTTTACACACATCAGATTTTCAGATTGGCATGACACGTTGGTTTCTAGAAGGCGAAGCCCAAGCGCGATTCGACGGTGATCGTGTCGAGGCCATTCGTCGTTTAGGCAAAGTGGCAAAAGAACATGACTGCGATTTCATTATCGCTGCCGGCGACATTTTCGACGGGAATGCGTTGAGCGAACAAACCTTTAGCCGTGCAGCTGAGGAGCTTTATCGGGTAGCCAAGGACACCCCGATTTATCTTTTAGCAGGTAACCATGATCCTTTAGATGCGCATTCTTATTTTCCGCACTTGGCTGAAAACAGTGCCAACATTTATATTCTCGAAGCAGGGAAACCACTAGAAGCCACAGCTGCGAGTGGTGAAAAAGTAGAGATCATTGGTGCGCCTTTATATGCCAAGGAAGCAACGAGGGATTTAGTGGCTGAGGCTTTGGCGCCTTTGGAGCCTGTTGATTATGTCAGGATTGCGGTGGGGCATGGGCAGCCACCGGGCTACCAAGGGCATGATGATTTGGATGCTATTGACTTAGATAATGTCAACAGCAAAATTGCTGCTGGTGTGATTGATTATCTAGGTTTGGGGGATACCCACTCCACAAAACAGCTTGATAAAGCAGGTAGGGTATGGTTTTCAGGTTCGCCAGAAACAACGGATTTCCACAAAATTGATACAGATGGTGGGGAGAATAATTCCGGCAATGTGCTTGTGGTCAGCGTCGATAAGCAGCATATAGAGGTGGAGACTATCCCAGTGGGGGTATGGTTTTTTGAGCAACTTCGGGCAGAGATTAACTCGCTAGGAGATGCTCAGGAGTTTATCGCTAGGCTGGAGGCGTATCCAGAGAAAAAGAACACTGTGATTAAGTATGCGCTGGTGGGGGTAGCTGACTCGCAGACAAAGGCTTATCTCGAGGCGGAACTTGCCGCGCTTGAACCGGTTTTTGCAGCGTTGATGAAGCATAATCGCTTGATGAATCTTGTGGTGAAACCTGATTTGGATGCGCTTGGGCTTAGTGGTTTCGTCTACACCAGTTTTCAAGAATTAGTGGAGCGCAGTCAACAACTTCCTCGGAAAGAAAAAGATGACGTGGAAGAAGAAAGCACAGAAGACGAAGAGATTGCTGAGTTGAATCCGCAAGACTTAGACCAAGCGCAAACTATCGACGATGCCTTAAACCTGTTCTACCGTTATGCCATGAGCGACAAAAATAAGAGGAATTAA
- a CDS encoding MarR family winged helix-turn-helix transcriptional regulator has protein sequence MNTSLSDYPFEPRWLSDDEQKFWRLLLAANNKIERTIDASLQESEGLSSAEYAVLVCLSEAPGESLRLRELCDILGWDRSRASHQVTRMERKGLLSKHKCEKDARGICIVLEENGKRRLIRAVPEHVETVRRLVFDRLERKDQEAISNFLSAIVHA, from the coding sequence GTGAATACGAGCCTTTCTGATTATCCTTTCGAGCCACGTTGGCTAAGCGACGACGAGCAAAAGTTTTGGCGGTTGCTTTTGGCCGCCAACAACAAAATCGAGCGCACGATAGATGCGTCACTTCAGGAATCAGAAGGGCTTAGCTCTGCAGAGTATGCTGTGCTCGTGTGCCTATCTGAAGCCCCTGGGGAGTCGCTACGGCTACGCGAACTATGCGATATTTTGGGATGGGATCGCAGTCGTGCTTCTCATCAGGTAACGCGAATGGAGCGCAAAGGTTTGCTCTCAAAACACAAATGCGAAAAAGACGCCAGAGGAATTTGCATTGTGTTGGAAGAAAATGGAAAGAGAAGACTCATCCGTGCTGTTCCTGAGCATGTCGAAACTGTGCGACGCCTCGTATTTGACCGTTTAGAGCGCAAAGACCAGGAGGCGATCAGCAATTTTCTCAGCGCAATTGTGCATGCGTGA